From a single Lolium rigidum isolate FL_2022 chromosome 7, APGP_CSIRO_Lrig_0.1, whole genome shotgun sequence genomic region:
- the LOC124669607 gene encoding cytochrome P450 71A9-like yields the protein MAWFQAHELFAWLLVVVATLLVLKQLLAPAKKRAASPSLPRPRGLPLIGNLHQLGALPQDSLAVLATRHAAPLMLLRLGSVPTLVVSSPDAARALFQHNDRALSGRPALYAASRFSYGLQNISFAPTEGTFWRAARRACLSELLGAPRVRGFRNAREGAAAALVAAVEDASGAGAPVDLSGLLIATSNRIVTRVAFGDRDDGGLETSAVLKETQSLLGAFWVADYVPWLGWLDALRGLRGRLERNFHQLDAFYERVIDSHLNKRTDEEDEEEDLVDVLLRLHADPAQGGTFGSRDRIKGILTDMFIAGTDTSAATVEWTMTELVNHPDVLAKAQHEVRSVVGDGSDMVREPDLRGLEYLKLVIKESMRLHPPVPLLVPRETIEPCTVQGCEVPAGTRVLVNAKAIGTHPGTWGPDAALFVPERHSEVDAGKDFRPWVDDSFALVPFGIGRRSCPGVHFATAVVELVLANLLFSFDWSAPLGEAVDTEEVNGLTVYRKNPLVLLAKRTSQ from the coding sequence ATGGCGTGGTTCCAAGCTCACGAGCTCTTCGCAtggctcctcgtcgtcgtcgccacccTTCTGGTCCTCAAGCAGCTGCTCGCCCCGGCCAAGAAACGCGCCGCCTCGCCTTCCCTCCCGCGGCCGAGGGGCCTGCCCCTCATCGGCAACCTCCACCAGCTTGGCGCGCTCCCGCAGGACTCCCTCGCCGTGCTCGCCACCAGGCACGCGGCGCCGCTGATGCTGCTCCGCCTCGGCTCCGTGCCGACGCTCGTCGTCTCCTCCCCGGACGCGGCGCGCGCGTTGTTCCAGCACAACGACCGCGCCCTGTCCGGAAGGCCGGCGCTCTACGCTGCGTCCCGCTTCTCCTACGGCCTGCAGAACATCTCCTTCGCGCCAACCGAAGGCACGTTCTGGCGCGCCGCGCGCCGTGCGTGCCTGTCCGAGCTTCTGGGCGCCCCGCGCGTGCGCGGGTTCCGCAACGCAAGGGAGGGCGCGGCCGCCGCGCTCGTGGCAGCCGTGGAAGACGCGTCCGGAGCTGGCGCACCGGTCGACCTGAGCGGGCTGCTTATCGCCACGAGCAACAGGATCGTGACGCGAGTCGCCTTTGGAGACCGCGACGACGGCGGCTTGGAGACGAGCGCTGTGCTCAAGGAGACGCAGAGCCTGCTGGGTGCCTTCTGGGTGGCCGATTACGTGCCGTGGCTCGGCTGGCTAGACGCGCTCCGCGGCCTGCGGGGGCGCCTGGAGCGGAACTTCCATCAGCTCGACGCGTTCTACGAGCGCGTCATCGACAGCCACCTCAATAagcgcaccgacgaggaggatgaggaggaggacttgGTCGACGTGCTCCTCCGCCTGCACGCCGacccggcgcaggggggcaccttcgGAAGTCGCGACCGGATCAAAGGCATCCTGACGGACATGTTCATTGCCGGGACGGACacgtcggcggcgacggtggAATGGACGATGACGGAGCTGGTCAACCACCCGGACGTCCTGGCCAAGGCGCAGCACGAGGTGCGCAGCGTCGTGGGTGACGGCAGCGACATGGTCCGGGAGCCCGACCTCCGGGGCCTGGAATACCTGAAGCTGGTCATCAAGGAGTCCATGCGGCTGCACCCGCCGGTGCCGCTCCTGGTGCCCCGGGAGACCATCGAGCCGTGCACGGTCCAAGGCTGCGAGGTACCGGCCGGGACGCGGGTGCTCGTGAACGCGAAGGCCATCGGCACGCACCCAGGCACGTGGGGTCCCGACGCGGCGCTGTTCGTGCCCGAGCGGCACAGCGAGGTCGACGCCGGCAAGGACTTCAGGCCGTGGGTCGACGACAGCTTCGCGCTCGTGCCGTTCGGGATCGGGCGGAGGAGCTGCCCCGGCGTGCACTTCGCGACGGCCGTGGTGGAGCTGGTGCTGGCCAACTTGCTCTTCTCCTTTGACTGGAGCGCGCCGCTCGGCGAGGCGGTGGATACCGAGGAGGTGAATGGGCTGACGGTGTACAGGAAGAACCCTCTCGTGCTGCTAGCCAAACGGACGAGCCAGTGA